Proteins from a single region of Starkeya sp. ORNL1:
- a CDS encoding GMC family oxidoreductase codes for MDAISTPKRYDLDDDGVVVIIGSGAGGGTLAHELTRRGVEVVLMEAGKHLTAEDFVNDEWGGYEMLSWLDKRTASGSWRVAKDHPEAPSWHCQVVGGTTTHWSGCCYRLIADEMRARSVYGEIPGTSLIDWPITLEELEPYYDLAETKMGVTGTNGLPPLPPNNNFKVMYWGASRLGFDVSTGRHAINSVDYDGRPATIQDGFTITGDKTGSRWSTLNVEIPRALATGKLDLRPQSRAVQVEHDAAGKASGVVYVDGNGVRQRQKARAVVLAGNCVESPRLLLHSASGRFPNGLANGWGHVGRHYLRHVIQTVWSVFDKPVNMHRGEIMTGLVRDFVRHDPARGFAGGYYVELNSMGLPTTAAFLEPGWWGRDFVSVIEQYSHMAGMLLSGEDMPQPGNRVTLTDELDAFGVPVANIHYDDHPNDLRLRSHGYKTMTAIHKAAGAKRIIEAPAYPASHNLGSNRMAARAEDGVLDGNGRAHEMRNLFVADGSSFATGGACNPTLTIVALAIRQADFIAGQMAKGEL; via the coding sequence ATGGACGCCATTTCCACCCCCAAGCGCTACGACCTCGACGATGACGGCGTCGTGGTGATCATCGGCTCCGGCGCCGGCGGCGGCACGCTTGCCCATGAATTGACCAGGCGTGGCGTCGAGGTGGTGCTGATGGAGGCGGGCAAGCACCTCACTGCCGAAGATTTCGTCAATGACGAGTGGGGCGGCTACGAGATGCTGTCCTGGCTCGACAAGCGCACCGCCTCGGGAAGCTGGCGGGTGGCCAAGGACCATCCGGAAGCGCCGAGCTGGCATTGCCAGGTGGTCGGCGGCACCACCACCCACTGGTCCGGCTGCTGCTACCGTCTGATCGCCGACGAGATGCGCGCGCGCTCCGTCTATGGCGAGATCCCCGGCACCAGCCTGATCGACTGGCCGATCACGCTCGAAGAGCTGGAGCCCTATTACGACCTTGCCGAGACCAAGATGGGGGTCACCGGCACCAATGGCCTGCCGCCTTTGCCGCCGAACAACAATTTCAAGGTGATGTACTGGGGCGCATCGAGGCTCGGCTTCGATGTCTCGACCGGGCGCCACGCCATCAATTCCGTGGATTATGACGGCCGCCCCGCGACGATCCAGGACGGTTTCACCATCACCGGCGACAAGACCGGCTCGCGCTGGTCGACGCTGAATGTCGAGATTCCTCGCGCGCTGGCGACCGGCAAGCTCGACCTTCGCCCACAATCGCGCGCGGTGCAGGTCGAGCATGACGCGGCGGGCAAGGCGTCCGGGGTGGTCTATGTCGATGGCAATGGCGTGCGCCAGCGCCAGAAGGCGCGGGCGGTGGTGCTCGCCGGCAATTGCGTCGAGAGCCCGCGGCTGCTGCTGCACTCGGCAAGCGGGCGCTTTCCGAACGGCCTCGCCAATGGCTGGGGCCATGTCGGGCGGCATTATCTGCGCCATGTCATCCAGACCGTGTGGTCGGTGTTCGACAAGCCGGTGAACATGCACCGCGGCGAGATCATGACCGGGCTGGTGCGCGACTTCGTGCGCCATGACCCCGCGCGCGGCTTTGCCGGCGGCTATTATGTCGAACTGAACTCGATGGGTCTGCCGACCACGGCGGCGTTCCTCGAACCCGGCTGGTGGGGGCGCGACTTCGTCTCCGTCATCGAGCAATACAGCCATATGGCCGGCATGCTGCTGTCCGGCGAGGACATGCCGCAGCCGGGCAACCGGGTGACGCTGACCGATGAACTCGATGCCTTCGGCGTGCCGGTCGCCAACATCCACTATGACGACCACCCGAACGACCTGCGGCTGCGCAGCCACGGCTACAAGACCATGACGGCGATCCACAAGGCGGCCGGTGCGAAGCGCATCATCGAGGCGCCGGCCTATCCGGCGAGCCACAATCTCGGCTCCAACCGCATGGCGGCGCGCGCCGAGGACGGCGTGCTCGACGGCAATGGCCGCGCGCACGAGATGCGGAACCTGTTCGTTGCCGATGGCAGCAGCTTCGCCACCGGCGGCGCATGCAACCCGACACTGACCATTGTCGCGCTGGCGATCCGGCAGGCCGACTTCATCGCCGGCCAGATGGCCAAGGGAGAGCTGTGA
- a CDS encoding MerR family transcriptional regulator, with the protein MSSSARFLNASEAAGQLGVSAKALRLYEQRGLIAPVRTVAGWRAYGPDQMRRAAEIVALRALGFNLTQVARVLNGDPQGLEPALAAHQSVLESRLHELVGTIEKLRGLRGDLARGAAPTAGELAKLAGAATAPGVAFDLPWPWGGERFELGYFRPLNYIIGPLGSGKTQLAQRFAQTLPNAAFLGLDRLADGGAAARARMAADPALRSRVETALAWLVEDGARVSDALTALLGGLEDDGPAVTVVDMIEQGLDQATQEALIAHLRRRGPDARPLFMLTRSSAILDLAAVGADEAIILCPANHSPPFEVAPYPGAPGFEAVATCLASPEVRARTEGVIAWRPHATAG; encoded by the coding sequence GTGAGTTCGTCCGCCCGGTTCCTGAACGCTTCCGAAGCCGCAGGACAGCTTGGCGTGTCCGCCAAGGCCCTCCGGCTCTATGAGCAGCGCGGCCTGATCGCGCCGGTCCGCACCGTTGCCGGATGGCGGGCCTATGGTCCCGACCAGATGCGCCGGGCCGCCGAGATCGTCGCCTTGCGCGCGCTGGGCTTCAACCTCACCCAGGTGGCGCGGGTGCTGAACGGCGATCCCCAGGGCCTGGAGCCGGCCCTTGCCGCACACCAATCGGTTCTCGAGAGCCGGCTCCACGAGCTTGTCGGCACGATCGAGAAGCTGCGCGGCCTGCGGGGCGATCTTGCGCGCGGCGCGGCGCCCACCGCGGGCGAACTGGCGAAGTTGGCGGGCGCCGCCACGGCGCCCGGCGTCGCCTTCGACCTGCCCTGGCCCTGGGGCGGCGAGCGGTTCGAGCTCGGATACTTTCGACCGCTGAACTACATCATCGGTCCGCTCGGCAGCGGCAAGACCCAGCTGGCGCAGCGCTTCGCGCAGACGCTGCCCAACGCTGCCTTCCTCGGCCTGGACCGCCTGGCCGATGGCGGGGCGGCGGCGCGGGCTCGCATGGCGGCCGATCCCGCCCTGCGCTCGCGGGTCGAGACGGCGCTGGCCTGGCTCGTCGAGGATGGCGCAAGGGTGTCTGACGCGTTGACCGCCCTGCTGGGAGGATTGGAGGACGACGGTCCGGCCGTCACCGTGGTCGACATGATCGAGCAGGGGCTGGACCAGGCGACCCAGGAGGCGCTCATCGCCCATCTGCGCCGCCGCGGGCCCGATGCCCGGCCGCTTTTCATGCTGACCCGCTCCAGCGCGATCCTGGATCTGGCGGCCGTGGGCGCGGACGAGGCGATCATCCTCTGCCCGGCCAATCACAGCCCGCCATTCGAGGTCGCGCCCTATCCCGGCGCGCCGGGCTTCGAGGCCGTCGCCACCTGCCTGGCCTCGCCCGAGGTGCGGGCCCGCACCGAAGGCGTCATCGCCTGGCGGCCCCACGCGACGGCGGGTTGA